In Pedobacter sp. W3I1, one DNA window encodes the following:
- a CDS encoding peroxiredoxin has protein sequence MKLKSILTAILAISITFTYAQEHVALANNQAAKLQGKKQKAFVALGNWRGIAKVKEGLEIPFNFEISEKSGQQKLYFRNAEERFEGGLVKQTSDSLFVKLDQFDNELAFAIDGDQLTGVLRKQDKAGKPLVIIAERKNYRFKTDKPATADYSGSYDVVFTSPNGKEEKTVGLFKQTGNKLTGTFLRVTGDSRYLEGVVEGNEFQLSSFIGSSPAYYKGTFQADGSLRGEILGARGSQPFTGTKNKDAALPDPYKLTYLKKGYKTLDFSFPDINGKKISLKDEKYKNKVVILTITGSWCPNCVDEATFIAPWYKENKKRGVEIIALHYERSTEPEYAKKVMTRFRERFGIEYDQVIAGTADKQVVSESLPALDSFLSFPTTIIIDKQGNVAQIHTGFNGPATGKFYDEFVKEFNTEIDTLLKK, from the coding sequence ATGAAATTAAAATCCATTTTAACAGCCATATTGGCCATATCAATAACTTTTACCTACGCTCAGGAACATGTTGCATTAGCAAATAACCAGGCGGCAAAGCTTCAAGGGAAAAAACAAAAAGCATTTGTTGCCCTCGGCAACTGGCGTGGAATAGCTAAAGTAAAGGAAGGATTAGAAATTCCTTTCAACTTCGAGATCAGCGAAAAAAGCGGTCAGCAGAAATTATATTTCCGCAATGCTGAAGAGCGTTTCGAAGGTGGCCTTGTAAAACAAACATCCGATTCACTTTTCGTAAAACTGGATCAGTTTGATAACGAACTCGCATTTGCTATAGATGGTGACCAATTAACGGGTGTTTTAAGAAAACAAGATAAAGCAGGCAAACCTTTGGTCATTATTGCTGAACGAAAAAATTACCGTTTTAAAACAGATAAACCTGCAACAGCAGACTATTCTGGTAGTTATGATGTGGTTTTTACATCGCCAAATGGCAAAGAAGAAAAAACAGTCGGTTTATTTAAGCAGACGGGGAACAAACTTACGGGTACTTTTCTCCGCGTAACCGGCGATTCGCGCTATCTGGAAGGTGTTGTAGAAGGAAATGAATTCCAACTTTCGAGCTTTATTGGCTCCTCTCCTGCCTATTACAAAGGAACTTTCCAGGCAGATGGCTCGTTAAGGGGTGAAATTTTAGGCGCAAGGGGCAGTCAGCCTTTTACGGGAACTAAAAATAAAGATGCTGCCCTACCCGATCCCTATAAACTCACCTACCTCAAAAAAGGATACAAAACACTTGATTTTAGCTTTCCTGATATCAACGGCAAAAAGATTTCGTTAAAGGATGAAAAGTACAAAAACAAGGTGGTGATTTTAACCATCACCGGAAGCTGGTGCCCAAATTGTGTTGACGAAGCTACTTTTATAGCGCCCTGGTATAAAGAAAACAAGAAACGTGGAGTAGAAATTATTGCGTTGCATTACGAGCGCTCCACCGAACCTGAATACGCAAAAAAGGTGATGACACGTTTCCGCGAACGTTTTGGAATTGAATACGACCAGGTTATTGCAGGCACTGCCGATAAACAAGTGGTATCTGAATCGTTGCCTGCACTCGATTCTTTTTTATCGTTCCCAACCACAATAATCATCGATAAACAGGGTAATGTAGCACAAATCCATACTGGTTTTAATGGCCCGGCCACCGGCAAATTTTATGATGAATTTGTGAAAGAATTTAATACGGAGATTGACACATTGTTGAAGAAATAA